In Corynebacterium nuruki S6-4, the following proteins share a genomic window:
- a CDS encoding 3'(2'),5'-bisphosphate nucleotidase CysQ translates to MSSTLDDETLARRLAQGTGEILKGVRNVGLLRDGDLGAAGDAIAQDWIARALAIHRPEDAVLSEEAVDDLGRLDHERVWVIDPLDGTREFAGVRQDWAVHIALAVNGTVTTAAVGMPDLGQVFTSAESRAVIGRPTNRIVISRSSIPDVAPFIAERTGAEMTRMGSCGAKAVSVLLGDNDAYVHAGGQYEWDNAAPVGVCQAAGLHCSRLDGSPLVYNQKDTYLPDVLICRPDRAEEILTAAAEFHAEHGSYLLD, encoded by the coding sequence ATGTCATCCACTCTCGACGACGAGACCCTCGCCCGTCGGCTTGCCCAGGGCACCGGCGAGATCCTCAAGGGAGTCCGCAACGTCGGTCTGCTCCGCGACGGCGACCTCGGCGCCGCCGGCGACGCGATCGCCCAGGACTGGATCGCCCGTGCGCTGGCGATCCACCGCCCGGAGGACGCCGTCCTCTCCGAGGAGGCCGTCGACGACCTCGGCCGTCTCGACCACGAACGGGTGTGGGTCATCGACCCGCTCGACGGCACCCGCGAGTTCGCCGGTGTCCGGCAGGACTGGGCGGTGCACATCGCTCTGGCGGTCAACGGGACCGTCACCACCGCCGCGGTCGGGATGCCCGATCTCGGCCAGGTCTTCACCAGCGCCGAGTCGCGCGCGGTGATCGGCCGTCCGACGAACCGCATCGTCATCTCCCGGAGCAGCATCCCCGACGTCGCCCCGTTCATCGCCGAACGCACCGGTGCCGAGATGACCCGGATGGGGTCCTGCGGTGCGAAGGCCGTCAGTGTGCTGCTCGGCGACAACGACGCCTACGTCCACGCCGGCGGCCAGTACGAGTGGGACAACGCGGCCCCGGTCGGCGTCTGCCAGGCCGCCGGCCTGCACTGCAGCCGGCTCGACGGCTCCCCGCTGGTCTACAACCAGAAAGACACCTACCTGCCGGACGTGCTCATCTGCCGGCCGGACCGCGCCGAGGAGATCCTCACCGCGGCGGCGGAGTTCCACGCCGAACACGGCAGCTACCTGCTGGACTGA
- a CDS encoding DUF3710 domain-containing protein translates to MRPLENPVVGPENDGPENPTARHCWEPGGPVSHGPWDSGSVPAATTATRHAVEVGIELVGARFCTDPRFLADVALSVADGGVPDTVILASAAGVQLSVCVLAEPVGAQRWAGSLATDTAAALRTSLVDPADPAVGARGTVTLHPGPFGTELHVRDAAGTLQLVKIGADGPRWTALVTCAGHPVTAADRDAAHRLLSTMTVFRGSAALPPDAPLSMQLIAPEED, encoded by the coding sequence ATGCGGCCGCTGGAAAATCCTGTGGTCGGCCCGGAGAATGACGGGCCGGAGAATCCGACCGCGCGGCACTGCTGGGAACCCGGTGGCCCGGTCAGTCACGGTCCCTGGGATTCCGGCAGTGTGCCGGCGGCGACCACCGCCACCCGCCACGCCGTCGAGGTCGGCATCGAGCTGGTCGGCGCCCGGTTCTGCACCGACCCCCGGTTCCTCGCCGATGTCGCCCTGTCCGTCGCCGACGGGGGCGTCCCGGACACCGTGATCCTCGCCTCCGCCGCGGGGGTGCAGTTGTCGGTGTGCGTCCTGGCGGAGCCCGTCGGCGCGCAGCGGTGGGCGGGCTCCCTGGCGACGGATACCGCGGCGGCCCTGCGGACATCACTGGTGGATCCGGCCGATCCGGCGGTCGGCGCCCGGGGGACGGTGACGCTGCACCCCGGGCCGTTCGGTACCGAACTTCATGTCCGGGATGCGGCGGGCACGCTGCAGCTGGTGAAGATCGGTGCCGACGGCCCCCGGTGGACCGCACTGGTGACCTGCGCGGGACATCCGGTGACCGCCGCGGACCGGGATGCCGCGCACCGGTTGCTGTCCACGATGACCGTCTTCCGGGGCAGCGCCGCGCTGCCGCCGGACGCCCCGTTGAGCATGCAGCTCATCGCACCGGAGGAGGACTGA
- a CDS encoding TetR/AcrR family transcriptional regulator: MSAPPTVTPDPPRRRRGRPSRFSPADAVAAALDIGVSTFTMSAVAQRLEVTTPALYRCFPSREALLEASLSAVFADVTLPPDDADWRVFLERVTEGSWRLLTRYPGLSAVTAEREDLPAAAVHLRDEVYTTLGGHGFSRRQTRFAMVCIEQLTTSAADLLHHQLEALTRAADPTEAHLVRASDNRTITDADELTDCAHSQWQQKISFFLDHLDNLSPDWPEWIGPAVDPRQH; the protein is encoded by the coding sequence GTGTCGGCGCCACCGACCGTCACCCCGGATCCGCCCCGACGGCGCCGCGGCCGCCCCTCCCGGTTCTCCCCCGCCGACGCCGTCGCCGCCGCCCTCGACATCGGGGTGTCCACCTTCACCATGTCCGCGGTCGCCCAGCGCCTGGAGGTCACGACCCCCGCGCTCTACCGGTGTTTCCCCTCCCGCGAGGCACTGCTCGAGGCGTCCCTCAGCGCGGTCTTCGCCGATGTCACCCTGCCGCCGGACGACGCCGACTGGCGGGTGTTCCTCGAACGGGTCACGGAGGGGAGCTGGCGACTGCTGACCCGCTACCCCGGACTCTCGGCCGTCACCGCCGAACGCGAGGATCTCCCTGCCGCGGCCGTGCACCTGCGCGACGAGGTCTACACCACGCTCGGCGGACACGGCTTCTCGCGGCGGCAGACCCGCTTCGCGATGGTCTGCATCGAACAGCTCACGACCTCGGCGGCCGACCTCCTCCACCACCAGCTGGAGGCCCTGACCAGGGCGGCGGACCCCACCGAGGCGCACCTGGTGAGGGCGTCCGACAACCGCACCATCACCGACGCCGACGAACTGACCGACTGTGCACACAGCCAGTGGCAGCAGAAGATCTCCTTCTTCCTCGACCACCTCGACAATCTCTCCCCCGACTGGCCGGAGTGGATCGGGCCGGCGGTGGATCCGCGGCAGCACTGA
- a CDS encoding thymidylate synthase, producing MISVPTPYEDLLREILDDGVHKDDRTGTGTRSLFARQMRFNLAEGFPLITTKKVHLHSIVGELLWFLRGDSNVAWLHENKVRIWDEWADDNGDLGPIYGVQWRSWPTPDGRHIDQISRALETLKTDPDSRRNIVSAWNVSELDNMALPPCHLLFQLYVADGTLSCQLYQRSADMFLGVPFNIASYALLTHMFAQQAGLAVGEFVWTGGDCHIYDNHLDQVRLQLSREARPAPTLTLHRAPGMFSYGFDDIEVTGYDPHPGIKAPVAV from the coding sequence ATGATTTCTGTCCCCACCCCCTATGAGGATCTGCTGCGCGAGATCCTCGACGACGGCGTCCACAAGGACGACCGCACCGGCACCGGCACCCGCAGCCTCTTCGCCCGGCAGATGCGTTTCAACCTCGCCGAGGGATTCCCTCTCATCACCACGAAAAAGGTGCACCTGCACTCCATCGTCGGTGAACTGCTGTGGTTCCTGCGGGGCGACTCCAACGTCGCCTGGCTGCACGAGAACAAGGTGCGCATCTGGGACGAGTGGGCCGACGACAACGGTGACCTCGGGCCGATTTACGGGGTGCAGTGGCGCAGCTGGCCCACACCCGACGGCCGGCACATCGACCAGATCAGCCGCGCGCTGGAGACGCTGAAGACCGACCCGGACTCCCGGCGCAACATCGTCTCCGCATGGAACGTCTCCGAACTCGACAACATGGCGCTGCCCCCGTGCCACCTGCTGTTCCAGCTCTACGTCGCCGACGGGACGCTGTCCTGCCAGCTCTACCAGCGCAGCGCGGACATGTTCCTCGGCGTGCCGTTCAACATCGCCTCCTACGCACTGCTGACCCACATGTTCGCCCAGCAGGCGGGCCTGGCGGTCGGCGAGTTCGTGTGGACCGGCGGCGACTGCCACATCTACGACAACCACCTCGACCAGGTGCGGCTGCAGCTGAGCCGGGAGGCCCGCCCCGCCCCCACGCTGACACTGCACCGGGCACCGGGCATGTTCAGCTACGGCTTCGACGACATTGAGGTCACCGGCTATGACCCGCACCCCGGCATCAAGGCTCCGGTGGCGGTGTGA
- a CDS encoding dihydrofolate reductase encodes MIDGIEIGMIWAQTTDGVIGDGDDMPWHLPEDLKHFQDTTRGTAVVMGRISWEALDPRFRPLPGRTNIVLSRDAAYDAPGGLVRTSLEDAVTEAAELAAGREPDRQGRRTVWILGGGQVYRACLPLADRVVVTEIDCGAPERFTVTAPDMRAQPDFTAVDGPWLESEKGTALTGEQPLRYRICEFTRVREGHDD; translated from the coding sequence GTGATCGACGGCATCGAGATCGGGATGATCTGGGCGCAGACCACCGACGGAGTCATCGGCGACGGCGACGACATGCCCTGGCACCTGCCCGAGGATCTGAAACACTTCCAGGACACGACCCGCGGCACCGCGGTGGTCATGGGCCGGATCTCGTGGGAGGCCCTCGACCCGCGGTTCCGCCCCCTGCCGGGCCGCACGAACATCGTGCTCAGCCGGGACGCCGCCTACGACGCCCCCGGTGGGCTCGTGCGCACCTCGCTGGAGGACGCCGTCACGGAGGCCGCCGAACTGGCCGCCGGACGCGAACCGGACCGGCAGGGACGCCGGACGGTGTGGATCCTCGGCGGCGGTCAGGTCTACCGGGCCTGCCTGCCGCTCGCCGACCGGGTCGTGGTGACCGAGATCGACTGCGGCGCCCCGGAGCGGTTCACCGTCACCGCCCCCGACATGCGGGCCCAGCCGGACTTCACCGCCGTCGACGGGCCGTGGCTGGAGTCGGAGAAGGGCACCGCGCTGACCGGGGAGCAGCCGTTGCGCTACCGTATCTGTGAGTTCACCCGCGTGAGAGAAGGACATGATGACTGA
- a CDS encoding mycoredoxin gives MTDQTAAPGVTLYTTTWCPFCQKLVANLDRSETPYTRIDVEEHPDAGEWVKSVNDGNRVVPTVKYSDGTYATNPPAGDVRRKLAELG, from the coding sequence ATGACTGACCAGACCGCCGCCCCCGGCGTCACCCTCTACACCACCACCTGGTGCCCGTTCTGCCAGAAGCTGGTCGCCAACCTCGACCGGTCGGAGACCCCGTACACCAGGATCGATGTCGAGGAGCACCCGGACGCCGGCGAGTGGGTGAAGTCCGTCAACGACGGCAACCGGGTCGTGCCGACGGTGAAGTACTCCGACGGCACCTACGCCACCAATCCGCCCGCCGGTGACGTCCGCCGCAAGCTCGCCGAACTGGGCTGA
- a CDS encoding DUF485 domain-containing protein yields the protein MTTPDLRHTPSAEEFIEAQQSPDFLELKQKRRGFTFPVCIVSLLWFLAYVLLALFAPGFYGTSLGGNFNVGFLMGLLQFVTTFAITYAYVKYADRVLEPLTEEVRDRLEHTGKYAESADAQPA from the coding sequence ATGACGACCCCCGACCTACGGCACACACCGAGTGCCGAGGAGTTCATCGAGGCACAGCAGAGCCCGGACTTCCTGGAGCTCAAGCAGAAGCGCCGGGGATTCACCTTCCCCGTGTGCATCGTCTCGCTGCTCTGGTTCCTCGCCTACGTGCTGCTCGCGCTGTTCGCCCCCGGTTTCTACGGGACCTCGCTCGGCGGCAACTTCAACGTCGGCTTCCTCATGGGACTGCTGCAGTTCGTCACGACCTTCGCGATCACCTACGCCTACGTGAAGTACGCGGACCGGGTGCTCGAGCCGCTGACCGAGGAGGTCCGCGACCGCCTCGAGCACACCGGCAAGTACGCCGAGTCCGCTGATGCCCAGCCTGCCTGA